The following proteins come from a genomic window of Micromonospora echinofusca:
- a CDS encoding DNA polymerase III subunit beta family protein, producing MRSIGELARASGLTVSALRFYDSAGVLAPALVDPVTGYRWYTGDQVAPARLVAGLRRVGMPVAEIAAALRVEPAQVHRLLDAHLRRLEDGLADARRELSRIRTLIDAGERPTATSLVLSRVDLAAAVDAVRFAVGADPELPMLCGVLIESDADGLRLVATDRHRLAVTRAGARVDGPAVRVLAPVAFVDEARALLDAAAEDVAAEAVLTVAGDTVSVTVAGRAVDAAALPYDFPDHRRLLRPAADGGPAHRLTIDADALRAALTSADAPVVTRRHDGVPLAVTVLGPDGRGGVRLLGADELTGDALRVGVNGGYLLQALDAAGRGQLLLELDGPIAPLAVRRPDDVDVFSILMPIRL from the coding sequence CTGCGCAGCATCGGTGAGCTGGCCCGCGCCAGCGGGCTGACCGTGAGCGCCCTGCGGTTCTACGACTCGGCCGGGGTGCTGGCCCCGGCCCTGGTCGACCCGGTGACCGGCTACCGCTGGTACACGGGCGACCAGGTGGCGCCGGCCCGCCTGGTGGCCGGGCTGCGCCGGGTCGGCATGCCGGTGGCCGAGATCGCCGCTGCGCTGCGGGTCGAACCGGCGCAGGTCCACCGCCTGCTCGACGCGCACCTGCGCCGGCTGGAGGACGGCCTCGCCGACGCCCGCCGCGAGCTGTCCCGGATCCGTACGCTGATCGACGCCGGGGAGCGCCCGACGGCCACCAGCCTCGTGCTGTCCCGCGTCGACCTGGCCGCCGCCGTGGACGCGGTCCGCTTCGCCGTCGGCGCCGATCCCGAGCTGCCGATGCTCTGCGGCGTGCTGATCGAGTCCGACGCCGACGGCCTACGGCTGGTGGCGACCGACCGGCACCGGCTGGCGGTAACGCGGGCGGGCGCCCGGGTCGACGGGCCGGCGGTGCGGGTGCTCGCCCCGGTCGCCTTCGTCGACGAGGCGCGGGCCCTGCTCGACGCCGCCGCCGAAGATGTCGCCGCCGAGGCGGTGCTGACGGTGGCCGGCGACACGGTCTCGGTCACCGTCGCCGGCCGCGCCGTGGACGCCGCCGCCCTGCCGTACGACTTCCCGGACCACCGCCGCCTGCTCCGCCCGGCGGCCGACGGCGGGCCGGCGCACCGGCTGACGATCGACGCCGACGCCCTGCGGGCGGCCCTGACCAGCGCCGACGCCCCCGTCGTCACCCGCCGGCACGACGGCGTCCCGCTCGCGGTGACCGTGCTCGGCCCGGACGGCCGGGGCGGGGTGCGGCTGCTCGGCGCGGACGAGCTGACCGGGGACGCGTTGCGGGTCGGGGTCAACGGCGGCTACCTGCTCCAGGCGCTCGACGCGGCCGGCCGGGGCCAACTGCTGCTGGAACTGGACGGCCCGATCGCCCCGCTGGCCGTACGCCGGCCCGACGACGTCGACGTGTTCTCCATCCTGATGCCCATCCGGCTCTGA
- a CDS encoding ferric reductase-like transmembrane domain-containing protein, with protein MVRRRETIEEQMARGQRNQKPPTVRTTSTSRGARSRSRSAVALLTASALAALWAATMLTGAGSTAYAYGFFFTEFFAGVVALVALSLTVMMGLLATDRLVLLIRHRVLLQSAHRATGILGVAGLVFHVLTKIATGRAASTDAVVPFVGGRGLYVGLGTVAALLMVSVLWTGIVRARFAGVGPKWLWRTLHSAAYLSWPFAIVHGLNAGRPAKPWVLLSYLACVLLVGLALLVRLSVSLGRRRREQHQAAAMNQALAGRPAEDAPGRSLLRGLTRRADRAAKPDGRAVAWAGATVTGSWPAPVARRRDPDRFTVPVVPEPGTLRDPARPRRREETVPVGRRREETPAPAGRRYAEEPAPTGRRRRGQEPEEPWDSPRRWQSGDPVPAEPVSAGPVSSASVSTAPRSGGGRHSAEDDLDLEPDYWRPPVRYVPEEVPLPADDTPTLVDLASRRARRAAGESRSARRRRVNADAVDGAYWAGLRGEAK; from the coding sequence GTGGTGCGCCGCCGCGAGACGATCGAGGAGCAGATGGCCCGGGGACAACGGAACCAGAAGCCGCCCACAGTCCGGACCACCAGCACCAGCCGGGGGGCCCGCAGCCGGTCCCGGTCCGCGGTGGCCCTGCTGACCGCGTCCGCGCTCGCCGCGCTGTGGGCCGCCACCATGCTGACCGGCGCCGGCTCGACGGCGTACGCGTACGGCTTCTTCTTCACGGAGTTCTTCGCGGGCGTCGTCGCCCTGGTGGCGCTGAGCCTCACCGTGATGATGGGGCTGCTCGCCACCGACCGGCTGGTGCTGCTGATCCGCCACCGGGTGCTGCTCCAGTCCGCGCACCGGGCCACCGGCATCCTCGGCGTCGCCGGGCTGGTCTTCCACGTGCTCACGAAGATCGCCACCGGCCGCGCGGCGAGCACCGACGCGGTGGTTCCCTTCGTCGGCGGGCGGGGTCTCTACGTCGGCCTCGGCACGGTGGCCGCGCTGCTGATGGTGAGCGTGCTCTGGACCGGGATCGTCCGGGCCCGCTTCGCCGGGGTCGGTCCGAAGTGGCTCTGGCGCACGCTGCACTCCGCCGCGTACCTCTCCTGGCCGTTCGCCATCGTGCACGGCCTCAACGCCGGGCGGCCCGCGAAGCCCTGGGTGCTGCTGAGCTACCTCGCCTGCGTGCTGCTGGTCGGACTGGCGCTGCTGGTGCGCCTCTCCGTCAGCCTCGGCCGGCGCCGCCGCGAGCAGCACCAGGCCGCCGCGATGAACCAGGCCCTGGCCGGCCGGCCGGCGGAGGACGCCCCAGGCCGGTCGCTGCTGCGGGGCCTGACCCGACGCGCCGACCGGGCGGCGAAGCCGGACGGGCGCGCGGTCGCCTGGGCCGGCGCCACGGTCACCGGCTCCTGGCCCGCCCCCGTCGCGCGGCGCCGCGACCCCGATCGGTTCACGGTGCCGGTCGTGCCCGAGCCCGGCACGCTCCGCGACCCGGCCCGCCCCCGCCGTCGCGAGGAGACCGTCCCGGTCGGACGGCGCCGGGAGGAGACCCCCGCCCCGGCCGGTCGCCGGTACGCCGAGGAACCCGCGCCCACCGGACGTCGCCGACGCGGGCAGGAGCCCGAGGAGCCCTGGGACAGCCCCCGGCGCTGGCAGTCCGGCGACCCGGTCCCGGCGGAGCCGGTCTCGGCCGGGCCGGTCTCCTCCGCCTCGGTCTCGACGGCGCCGCGCAGCGGCGGCGGGCGGCACAGCGCCGAGGACGACCTGGACCTCGAACCGGACTACTGGCGGCCCCCGGTCCGGTACGTCCCCGAGGAGGTCCCGCTGCCGGCCGACGACACCCCCACCCTGGTCGACCTCGCCTCCCGGCGGGCGCGCCGGGCAGCCGGCGAGAGCCGGTCGGCGCGCCGCCGCCGGGTCAACGCCGACGCGGTCGACGGGGCGTACTGGGCGGGGCTGCGGGGCGAGGCGAAGTGA
- the serS gene encoding serine--tRNA ligase, protein MLDMELIRKDREAVATALAKRLDPAEVNRALDEIQRLDQERRALISGIDGERQRRKAEARAYAAAKRAGTEPEVSAPEAGRKQLAELESELDEVQARLRTVMSELPNLPADDVVPGGKEANRVVRTFGEPPAIEKIRDHVELSRMLGLVDHERGVKLGGSGFWMYTGMGARLEWALLNFFVDEHIRAGYEFLLPPHLLLDTAGFAAGQFPKFYDDVYHLDRESAPRGQFLLPTSETAILGAYQDEILETAKLPLKAFAYTPCYRREAAGSHSDERGTVRGHQFNKVEIFQFCLPEQADAALEKMLLHAESLVEKLGLHYQRTLLSAGDASASMKKTLDIEVWMPSTGKYKEVSSVSWAGDYQARRAAIRYREPGGKQTRFVHTLNGSALATSRLFPAILEQFQQPDGSVLVPEVLQARLGTDRLTPR, encoded by the coding sequence ATGCTCGACATGGAGTTGATCCGGAAGGATCGCGAGGCGGTGGCGACCGCGCTGGCGAAGCGACTGGATCCCGCCGAGGTCAACCGCGCCCTGGACGAGATCCAGCGGCTCGACCAGGAACGCCGCGCCCTGATCAGTGGGATCGACGGCGAGCGGCAGCGCCGCAAGGCCGAGGCGCGCGCCTACGCGGCGGCGAAGCGCGCCGGCACCGAGCCGGAGGTCTCCGCGCCGGAGGCGGGCCGCAAGCAGCTCGCCGAACTGGAGTCCGAGCTGGACGAGGTGCAGGCGCGGCTGCGCACCGTGATGAGCGAGCTGCCCAACCTGCCGGCTGACGACGTGGTGCCCGGCGGCAAGGAGGCCAACCGGGTCGTCCGGACCTTCGGCGAGCCGCCGGCGATCGAGAAGATCCGCGACCACGTCGAGCTGAGCCGGATGCTGGGCCTGGTCGACCACGAGCGCGGGGTCAAGCTCGGCGGCTCCGGCTTCTGGATGTACACCGGCATGGGCGCCCGGCTGGAGTGGGCGCTGCTGAACTTCTTCGTCGACGAGCACATCCGGGCCGGCTACGAGTTCCTGCTCCCGCCGCACCTGCTGCTGGACACCGCCGGGTTCGCCGCCGGGCAGTTCCCCAAGTTCTACGACGACGTCTACCACCTGGACCGGGAGTCCGCCCCGCGCGGGCAGTTCCTGCTGCCCACCTCGGAGACGGCGATCCTCGGGGCCTACCAGGACGAGATCCTGGAGACGGCGAAGCTGCCGCTGAAGGCGTTCGCGTACACCCCGTGCTACCGGCGTGAGGCGGCCGGCTCGCACTCCGACGAGCGGGGCACCGTCCGGGGCCACCAGTTCAACAAGGTGGAGATCTTCCAGTTCTGCCTGCCGGAGCAGGCCGACGCCGCGCTGGAGAAGATGCTGCTGCACGCGGAGAGCCTGGTCGAGAAGCTGGGGCTGCACTACCAGCGCACCCTGCTGTCGGCCGGCGACGCCAGCGCCTCGATGAAGAAGACCCTCGACATCGAGGTGTGGATGCCGAGCACCGGCAAGTACAAGGAGGTGTCGTCGGTCTCCTGGGCCGGCGACTACCAGGCGCGCCGGGCGGCCATCCGCTACCGCGAGCCGGGCGGCAAGCAGACCCGGTTCGTGCACACCCTCAACGGGTCGGCGCTGGCCACCAGCCGCCTCTTCCCCGCCATCCTGGAGCAGTTCCAGCAGCCCGACGGCTCGGTGCTGGTGCCCGAGGTCCTCCAGGCCCGCCTGGGCACCGACCGCCTGACCCCCCGCTGA
- a CDS encoding NADH-quinone oxidoreductase subunit NuoF family protein codes for MTRTTVPPVACVGEPRLTAGFAEYGRLDLPAHEEVHGPVGPMEPATLLRLAEGVQLKGKGGAGFPFARKLRAVLESCERRDLPAVVVVNATEGEPASWKDKVLLTRAPHLILDGAALAAYALDADEIVVGVADDGVGRASLTEALEERRMPVPTSIVTVPHRFISGEGGALVNGINGLPHIPPGTKRRSSDSGVGGLPTLLSNAETYAQLAVAARLGPYEYAALGTDDEPGTVLLTVTGAAGRPAVVECAAGTALREILDLCEVPDGPGVLTGGYHGRWITREAADRAEISRKGLAAVGGTLGAGIVVPLGADTCPLGEAAQVVRYLAGESAGQCGPCRMGLPDLARAVDLAVAGSAPVEVVRAAAGDVKGRGACSHPDGTARFALSAMEVFAEDLRLHTTGEGCGRRVRAVMGLPGAPDADPQRLTLDWSRCDGHGLCAHVVPDFIRLDGNGYPAFPPTPVPTWLRDGARKAVKVCPELALRLTPAP; via the coding sequence GTGACGCGGACGACCGTGCCCCCGGTGGCCTGCGTCGGCGAGCCCCGGCTCACCGCCGGCTTCGCCGAGTACGGCCGGCTCGACCTGCCCGCCCACGAGGAGGTGCACGGGCCGGTCGGGCCGATGGAACCGGCCACCCTGCTCCGGCTCGCCGAGGGCGTCCAGCTCAAGGGCAAGGGGGGCGCGGGCTTTCCGTTCGCGAGGAAGCTCCGCGCGGTGCTGGAGTCCTGCGAACGGCGGGACCTTCCGGCGGTGGTGGTGGTCAACGCCACCGAGGGCGAGCCGGCGAGCTGGAAGGACAAGGTGCTGCTCACCCGGGCCCCGCACCTGATCCTCGACGGCGCCGCGCTGGCCGCGTACGCGCTGGACGCCGACGAGATCGTCGTGGGGGTGGCCGACGACGGGGTGGGCCGCGCCTCCCTGACCGAGGCGCTGGAGGAACGCCGGATGCCGGTGCCCACCAGCATCGTCACCGTGCCGCACCGGTTCATCTCCGGCGAGGGCGGCGCCCTGGTCAACGGCATCAACGGCCTGCCGCATATCCCGCCGGGCACCAAGCGGCGCTCCAGCGACTCCGGCGTCGGCGGCCTGCCCACCCTGCTCTCCAACGCCGAGACGTACGCCCAGCTCGCGGTCGCCGCCCGCCTCGGCCCGTACGAGTACGCGGCGCTCGGCACCGACGACGAGCCCGGCACCGTGCTGCTCACCGTCACCGGCGCGGCGGGCCGCCCGGCGGTGGTGGAGTGCGCGGCCGGCACCGCGCTGCGGGAGATCCTCGACCTGTGCGAGGTGCCGGACGGCCCGGGCGTCCTGACGGGCGGCTACCACGGCAGGTGGATCACCCGGGAGGCCGCCGACCGGGCGGAGATCTCCCGCAAGGGGCTGGCCGCCGTGGGCGGCACCCTCGGCGCGGGCATCGTCGTCCCGCTCGGCGCGGACACCTGCCCGCTCGGCGAGGCCGCCCAGGTGGTGCGCTACCTGGCCGGCGAGTCCGCGGGGCAGTGCGGCCCGTGCCGGATGGGCCTGCCCGACCTGGCCCGCGCCGTCGACCTGGCGGTCGCCGGCAGCGCCCCGGTGGAGGTGGTCCGCGCCGCCGCCGGAGACGTGAAGGGTCGCGGGGCGTGCAGCCACCCCGACGGTACGGCCCGCTTCGCGCTCTCCGCGATGGAGGTGTTCGCCGAGGACCTGCGGCTGCACACGACCGGCGAGGGCTGCGGCCGGCGGGTCCGGGCGGTGATGGGGCTGCCCGGTGCGCCCGACGCGGATCCGCAGCGGCTCACCCTCGACTGGTCCCGCTGCGACGGGCACGGGCTGTGCGCGCACGTCGTGCCGGACTTCATCCGGCTCGACGGCAACGGCTACCCCGCCTTCCCGCCCACTCCCGTGCCGACGTGGCTGCGCGACGGCGCGCGCAAGGCGGTCAAGGTCTGCCCCGAACTCGCGCTGCGCCTCACCCCCGCCCCCTGA